The Enterococcus rotai genome includes a window with the following:
- a CDS encoding GatB/YqeY domain-containing protein, translating to MSLLTTLNDDIKTAMKSKDKDTLSVLRMLKAAIQNEQIKAGRDLDGEEELTVLSREMKQRRDSLSEFEKAGRDDLADKVKIEITIVEKYMPKQLSEEEIRQIVQTAIDQTGATSPKEFGKVMGAVMPEVKGKADGNQVNAIVKELLQEN from the coding sequence ATGTCATTACTAACAACATTGAATGACGATATCAAAACAGCAATGAAGTCAAAAGATAAAGATACTTTATCCGTACTTCGTATGTTGAAAGCAGCCATTCAAAATGAGCAGATTAAAGCTGGCCGTGATTTGGACGGAGAAGAAGAGTTAACAGTTTTATCTCGTGAGATGAAACAACGCAGAGACTCTTTATCAGAGTTTGAAAAAGCGGGACGTGACGATCTTGCTGACAAAGTGAAAATCGAAATCACAATTGTTGAAAAATATATGCCCAAGCAACTTTCAGAAGAAGAGATTCGTCAGATTGTTCAAACGGCAATTGATCAGACCGGTGCGACTTCGCCAAAAGAATTTGGTAAAGTGATGGGTGCTGTAATGCCAGAAGTTAAAGGCAAAGCAGACGGAAATCAGGTCAATGCAATTGTAAAAGAATTACTACAAGAGAATTAG
- a CDS encoding diacylglycerol kinase family protein: MDSKDKRTVKNKHFITSLEFALQGIKTVFKEERNMRTHIFMGIIAIIFGFIFRLVLSEWLWLLLAIFLVLVMEIINTVFENVVDMVTDFHFHPIGKKIKDMAAGAVLLTTGFAVIVGMLLFVPKIWQILQDFL; the protein is encoded by the coding sequence ATGGACTCAAAAGATAAGCGGACAGTGAAAAATAAGCATTTTATAACATCCTTAGAGTTTGCTCTTCAAGGAATTAAAACGGTATTTAAAGAAGAACGGAACATGCGAACACATATTTTTATGGGGATAATTGCGATTATTTTCGGTTTCATTTTTCGATTAGTGCTTTCAGAATGGCTGTGGCTGTTGTTAGCAATTTTTCTGGTATTGGTGATGGAAATCATTAATACTGTTTTTGAGAACGTCGTCGATATGGTGACGGATTTTCACTTTCATCCAATCGGGAAAAAAATCAAAGATATGGCAGCAGGTGCAGTTCTTTTAACAACCGGATTTGCTGTAATCGTGGGAATGTTACTATTTGTTCCTAAAATTTGGCAAATATTACAAGACTTTTTATAG
- the thrB gene encoding homoserine kinase produces the protein MKIRIPATSANLGPGFDSCGIALSQYLNIEVVKNAEEWKIIHSLGADIPSDKTNLLIQTALKIAPDLSPKVLKMTSDIPLARGLGSSSSVIVGGIELANRLGNLNLSQKDKVQIATEMEGHPDNVAPAICGDFVVASYVDGEVYSVKHHFPMCDVIAYIPEAHLLTSESRSVLPASIPYKEAVQASSIANVMIAAILNGNLPLAGLMMEKDRWHESYRKKLVPHLEQIRDLSHKVGAYGAFLSGAGPTVLVISPEEKTTQMVRELEKLPHSAAINVLSIDQEGIQVF, from the coding sequence ATGAAAATAAGAATTCCCGCAACCAGTGCAAATCTAGGTCCGGGTTTTGACTCATGTGGGATTGCGTTGTCGCAATACCTGAATATCGAAGTGGTCAAAAATGCTGAAGAATGGAAAATCATCCATTCTTTAGGTGCGGATATTCCAAGTGATAAAACGAATCTATTGATTCAAACCGCATTGAAAATAGCACCTGACCTTTCACCTAAAGTTTTGAAGATGACATCGGATATTCCTTTAGCTAGAGGGTTAGGCAGTAGTTCTAGTGTGATAGTCGGCGGTATTGAGCTTGCTAATCGCTTAGGTAATTTGAACTTATCTCAAAAAGATAAAGTACAAATAGCGACTGAGATGGAAGGTCATCCAGATAATGTTGCTCCCGCTATTTGCGGCGATTTTGTTGTAGCTAGTTATGTTGATGGTGAAGTTTACTCTGTTAAACATCACTTCCCAATGTGCGATGTGATTGCTTATATTCCTGAGGCTCACTTATTGACCTCTGAAAGCCGTAGCGTATTGCCAGCTTCAATTCCATATAAAGAAGCGGTGCAAGCAAGCTCAATCGCAAATGTGATGATTGCGGCGATTTTAAATGGCAACTTGCCTTTAGCTGGTTTAATGATGGAAAAAGACCGGTGGCATGAATCATATCGCAAAAAATTAGTGCCACATTTGGAGCAAATCCGGGATCTTAGTCACAAGGTTGGAGCTTACGGCGCATTTCTAAGTGGAGCAGGACCGACTGTTTTAGTGATCTCGCCAGAAGAAAAAACAACTCAAATGGTTCGAGAGTTGGAAAAATTACCTCATTCGGCTGCTATCAATGTACTATCGATAGACCAAGAAGGGATTCAAGTATTTTAA
- a CDS encoding pyruvate, water dikinase regulatory protein, which produces MTINEEKKCVTIFVISDSAGETASKLAAASMAQYPTVDFSLFRRTFAKEEEKLRKALEDAKRENAMVLHTIVNDRLVKIANDFFEENNLYHFDILTPPVAEIERLTGIAPTREAGALHHLNENYFKRIEAMEFAVKYDDGKDPRGFLEADVLLLGVSRTSKTPLSLFLANKNLKVANLPLIPEAHLPKQLWETNPKKIVGLTNDPDILNGIRKERMRTYGLPANTSYSDIEKIRKELAFANDLYEKLGCVVINVASLSIEETASMILNALNLEDHSYYATESPEA; this is translated from the coding sequence ATGACAATAAATGAAGAAAAAAAATGTGTGACAATTTTTGTTATTTCCGATTCGGCTGGCGAAACAGCTTCGAAATTAGCTGCAGCTTCTATGGCACAATACCCTACCGTTGACTTTTCTCTATTTAGACGAACATTTGCTAAAGAAGAAGAAAAGTTGAGAAAAGCCCTTGAAGATGCCAAACGTGAAAATGCCATGGTGTTACATACAATCGTAAATGATCGCTTAGTTAAAATTGCGAATGATTTTTTTGAAGAAAATAATTTATATCACTTTGATATATTAACACCGCCAGTAGCTGAGATCGAACGATTGACAGGCATTGCACCAACTAGAGAAGCTGGTGCATTGCATCATTTAAATGAAAATTATTTCAAACGAATCGAAGCAATGGAATTTGCAGTCAAATATGATGACGGGAAAGATCCGAGAGGTTTCTTAGAGGCGGACGTGCTCTTACTAGGTGTTTCTAGAACATCAAAAACGCCACTCAGCCTATTTTTAGCCAATAAAAATTTGAAAGTAGCCAATCTTCCATTGATTCCCGAGGCACATCTGCCAAAACAATTGTGGGAAACAAATCCTAAGAAAATTGTTGGTTTAACAAATGATCCTGATATCTTAAACGGCATTCGTAAAGAACGAATGAGAACTTATGGCTTGCCAGCGAATACTTCTTACTCCGATATTGAAAAGATCAGAAAAGAATTAGCCTTTGCTAACGATTTATATGAAAAATTGGGCTGTGTCGTGATCAATGTGGCCTCCTTATCAATTGAAGAAACAGCATCAATGATTTTAAATGCGTTGAATTTGGAAGATCATAGTTATTATGCAACAGAGTCACCCGAAGCATAA
- the recO gene encoding DNA repair protein RecO, which produces MTLGETKGIILFTKDYKEKDKLVKIFTESFGKLMFFVKGAHRKNNPIGPAILPFTEAVYIGDFREEGLSFLNGSKEVYPLRVIQEDIFVNAYATYILNLVDAAVEDRTYDPNLYHFVQQALKLLNENKDAEIITNIFEIQLLSRFGITPEWRHCSVCQETRGKFDYSSKYSGVLCERHWHLDDHRYHADPRAIHFIRLFSAISYDKVQDINVKAETKTAIRQTVDELYDEYVGINLKSKKFIDQMKSWEDTLKIPKREREEEEDGKTLS; this is translated from the coding sequence ATGACTTTAGGCGAAACAAAGGGGATTATTTTATTTACCAAAGACTATAAAGAAAAAGATAAATTAGTTAAAATTTTTACAGAGTCTTTTGGTAAATTAATGTTTTTCGTAAAAGGAGCGCACCGAAAAAATAATCCGATTGGTCCTGCTATTTTGCCTTTTACAGAAGCTGTTTATATTGGTGATTTTAGAGAAGAGGGTCTATCTTTTTTGAATGGCAGTAAAGAAGTTTATCCTCTTCGTGTGATTCAGGAAGACATTTTTGTGAATGCCTATGCAACTTATATCTTGAATTTAGTCGATGCCGCTGTTGAAGATCGGACTTATGACCCTAATCTATACCATTTTGTGCAGCAAGCGCTAAAATTATTAAATGAAAATAAAGATGCAGAGATCATTACCAATATTTTTGAAATTCAATTACTGAGTCGTTTTGGTATCACACCAGAATGGAGACATTGTAGTGTTTGCCAAGAAACCCGAGGAAAGTTTGATTATTCATCAAAGTATAGTGGTGTATTGTGTGAACGACATTGGCACCTTGATGATCATCGTTACCACGCTGATCCAAGAGCAATCCATTTTATTCGTCTTTTTTCTGCAATTTCGTATGATAAAGTTCAGGATATCAATGTGAAAGCAGAGACGAAAACGGCAATTAGACAAACAGTGGATGAGCTTTATGATGAATATGTTGGGATTAATTTAAAGAGTAAGAAATTTATTGATCAGATGAAAAGTTGGGAAGACACGTTGAAAATACCTAAACGAGAAAGAGAAGAGGAAGAAGATGGTAAAACTTTATCTTGA
- the glyQ gene encoding glycine--tRNA ligase subunit alpha has product MEKKLTVQEMILTLQKFWSSNGCMLMQAYDTEKGAGTMSPYTFLRAIGPEPWNAAYVEPSRRPVDGRYGENPNRLYQHHQFQVVMKPSPDNIQELYLESLELLGIDPLAHDIRFVEDNWENPSMGCAGLGWEVWLDGMEITQFTYFQQVGGLACHPVTSEITYGIERLASYIQEVESVYDLEWTQGVKYGEIFNQPEYEHSKYSFEVSNQEMLLENFDKFEKEAKRCIDESLVHPAYDYILKCSHTFNLLDARGAVSVTERAGYLARIRNMAKAVAKIFVAEREKLGFPLLNKEDQTTKEAK; this is encoded by the coding sequence ATGGAAAAGAAACTTACTGTACAAGAAATGATTTTAACGTTACAAAAATTTTGGTCATCAAATGGTTGTATGTTGATGCAAGCGTATGATACGGAAAAAGGAGCAGGGACGATGAGTCCGTATACTTTTTTACGGGCAATTGGACCAGAACCTTGGAATGCAGCTTATGTAGAGCCTTCAAGAAGACCAGTAGATGGTCGTTATGGTGAAAATCCAAATCGATTATATCAACATCATCAATTTCAAGTAGTGATGAAACCCTCTCCAGATAATATTCAAGAATTATATTTAGAAAGTTTAGAATTATTGGGAATCGATCCTTTAGCCCATGATATTCGTTTTGTTGAAGATAACTGGGAAAATCCTTCTATGGGATGTGCTGGTTTAGGCTGGGAAGTTTGGCTGGATGGTATGGAAATCACTCAGTTTACGTATTTCCAACAAGTCGGTGGCTTAGCCTGTCACCCAGTTACCTCAGAAATTACTTATGGGATCGAACGTCTTGCGTCGTACATTCAAGAAGTAGAAAGTGTGTATGATTTAGAATGGACACAAGGTGTTAAGTACGGAGAAATCTTTAATCAGCCTGAATATGAGCATTCAAAATATTCATTTGAAGTTAGTAATCAAGAAATGTTACTAGAAAATTTCGATAAATTCGAAAAAGAAGCGAAACGTTGTATTGATGAAAGCTTGGTACATCCAGCTTATGATTATATTTTAAAATGCAGCCATACCTTTAATTTGCTTGATGCACGTGGTGCGGTTTCTGTGACGGAACGTGCCGGCTATTTAGCGCGAATCAGAAATATGGCTAAAGCTGTTGCAAAAATCTTTGTTGCAGAGCGGGAGAAATTAGGTTTCCCACTTTTAAATAAAGAGGATCAAACTACTAAGGAGGCAAAATAA
- the era gene encoding GTPase Era has product MTEAHKSGFVAIVGRPNVGKSTLLNRIVGQKIAIMSDKAQTTRNKIQGIYTVPEAQIVFIDTPGIHKPKHRLGDFMVETAYSALREVDATLFMISADQKRGKGDDFIIERLKTMTSPVYLVINKIDTVHPDELLGIIEDYASQMDFAEVVPISATEGNNVDRLMNVLVDQMPEGPQYFPDDQVTDHPEYFIVSELVREKVLLLTRDEIPHSVAVVVDSMKRDENDKIRIQATIIVERDSQKGIIIGKGGKMLKQIGTKARQDIEHLLDDKVYLELWVKVQKDWRDKKVHLQDFGYRKDDY; this is encoded by the coding sequence ATGACAGAAGCACATAAATCTGGATTTGTAGCAATCGTAGGTAGACCAAATGTTGGTAAATCTACGTTGTTAAATCGAATCGTCGGACAAAAAATTGCGATTATGAGTGATAAGGCTCAAACAACAAGAAACAAGATTCAAGGGATCTATACCGTTCCCGAAGCACAAATCGTTTTCATCGATACACCTGGTATTCATAAACCAAAACATCGCTTGGGTGATTTTATGGTTGAAACGGCTTATAGTGCGTTGCGCGAAGTTGATGCAACCTTGTTTATGATCAGTGCAGATCAAAAAAGAGGAAAGGGTGATGATTTTATTATCGAACGTCTTAAAACAATGACGAGCCCTGTGTATCTTGTAATCAATAAAATCGATACGGTTCATCCAGATGAGCTTTTGGGTATTATTGAAGATTATGCAAGTCAGATGGATTTTGCAGAAGTTGTGCCAATTTCAGCAACTGAAGGAAATAATGTTGATCGATTGATGAATGTTTTAGTAGATCAAATGCCTGAGGGACCACAATATTTCCCGGATGATCAAGTAACGGATCATCCTGAGTATTTTATCGTTTCTGAACTCGTACGCGAAAAAGTCCTTTTACTTACACGGGATGAAATTCCACATTCTGTTGCAGTGGTTGTGGATTCAATGAAACGTGATGAAAATGATAAAATCCGTATTCAAGCGACGATCATCGTTGAGCGTGATAGCCAAAAAGGAATCATCATTGGTAAAGGCGGTAAGATGCTTAAACAGATCGGAACAAAGGCTAGACAAGATATCGAACATTTATTGGACGATAAAGTATATTTGGAACTTTGGGTAAAAGTTCAAAAAGATTGGCGCGATAAAAAAGTTCATTTACAAGACTTTGGTTATCGTAAAGACGATTATTAA
- the ybeY gene encoding rRNA maturation RNase YbeY, producing MDISFIDETTNLSKDNLEEVENLLQFAADFLNISKDTEMSVTFMDNSGIQVINRDYRGKDAPTDVISFALEEEGEDELPIIFDDETEAFPRNLGDIMISTERAAEQAVEYGHSFERELGFLAVHGFLHLNGYDHMEPEDEKEMFGLQKEILDAYGLKR from the coding sequence ATGGACATTTCATTCATTGATGAAACAACGAATTTATCAAAAGATAATTTAGAAGAAGTAGAAAATCTGTTGCAGTTTGCAGCCGATTTTCTGAACATATCTAAGGATACAGAAATGTCCGTGACCTTTATGGATAATTCTGGCATTCAAGTAATAAATCGAGATTATCGAGGCAAAGATGCCCCAACAGATGTTATCAGCTTTGCGTTGGAAGAAGAAGGGGAAGACGAATTACCGATTATTTTTGACGATGAGACGGAAGCCTTCCCTAGAAACCTTGGGGATATTATGATATCAACTGAACGCGCTGCAGAACAAGCGGTTGAATACGGTCATTCGTTTGAACGTGAATTAGGTTTCTTGGCTGTGCATGGTTTTTTACATTTAAATGGTTATGATCACATGGAACCTGAGGATGAGAAAGAAATGTTTGGTTTACAGAAAGAGATCTTAGATGCCTATGGACTCAAAAGATAA
- a CDS encoding HD family phosphohydrolase yields the protein MKYSLLKLRDKLGKAYIPLLLLIFSCFLFIIMFGSVHQKKVEIKEGQLAENTIRANKNVENTYETAQKKKLAAEAVTPEYIYQEETADVQHKRIEKLFKLIVTANEKTDKDYQEKVAKAKKDETIPKPTIEERVANLKAQFEALDQDEVAFYQKFPNVFYQNIFSLDAAQIQQVKTESLKIVDEKMKDHVREADLDTVRQSAIEKIQFLDVTGTMQQEIRYIVNQGIVANDFANDKKTKELRQNAMDAIPPSMIYQGEIIVREGTQIDSKAMEKLELLGMTNQSTSLFPMAALTLAIVLQVLVLLFFTKQVTEEGRRRHFVLFYVGAMSLSVVLMKFFQIFQTEQMMYISLFFPAAFTPLVLNYFVSRRAGVLAAVFQVIFSLFVFYNAIGTNTLTVIIVSYMFSGLLATVVKRTRISEQGLVAVFWVIIFPVCLDFVLMIYQGMSFFDGKSWTMMICALAGTVLAFLATMGLHPYIELLVTDDSVIVLNELSNPNHPLLKQLLEEAPGTYHHSMMVASLSANAVAEIGGRSLLTRVACYYHDIGKIKHANFFVENLPAGAENPHNFLLPEDSKQIIFGHVIDGAKILEEYHMPEMVIDICRQHHGTTLMKFFYVKAKERNADILEADFRYPGPKPQTREAGIVSIADTCEAAVRAMDHPTNEKIQAFVHNVIQDRISDGQLDDCGLTMKEIRIVEKSLVSGLCSTFHSRIKYPKMKSEAQEMKDEQEKRDD from the coding sequence TTGAAGTATTCGTTATTAAAATTACGTGACAAATTAGGGAAAGCCTATATTCCACTACTGCTACTTATATTTTCCTGTTTTTTATTTATCATTATGTTTGGCAGTGTTCATCAAAAGAAAGTCGAGATAAAAGAAGGACAACTAGCAGAAAATACAATTCGAGCAAATAAAAACGTGGAAAATACGTATGAAACAGCTCAGAAGAAAAAGCTAGCAGCTGAAGCTGTTACTCCAGAATACATTTATCAAGAAGAAACAGCTGATGTTCAGCATAAACGTATTGAAAAGCTCTTTAAGTTGATCGTGACAGCAAATGAAAAAACAGATAAAGACTATCAAGAAAAGGTCGCTAAGGCAAAAAAAGATGAAACGATTCCTAAGCCGACGATAGAGGAAAGAGTCGCTAATTTAAAGGCTCAATTTGAAGCGTTGGATCAAGATGAAGTCGCTTTTTATCAAAAATTTCCCAATGTTTTTTATCAAAATATTTTCTCATTAGATGCAGCTCAGATTCAACAAGTAAAAACCGAAAGTTTGAAAATCGTAGACGAGAAAATGAAAGATCATGTTCGTGAAGCTGATTTAGATACTGTTCGTCAAAGTGCGATTGAAAAGATTCAATTTCTTGATGTTACCGGAACGATGCAACAAGAAATTCGTTATATTGTGAACCAAGGAATCGTGGCAAATGATTTTGCCAACGATAAAAAGACAAAAGAACTACGTCAAAATGCGATGGATGCCATTCCGCCTTCAATGATATATCAAGGTGAAATCATTGTTCGTGAAGGCACTCAAATTGATAGTAAAGCGATGGAAAAACTTGAGTTGTTGGGTATGACAAATCAAAGTACTTCTTTGTTTCCTATGGCTGCGTTGACACTAGCAATTGTTTTACAAGTCTTAGTTTTACTGTTTTTCACTAAGCAAGTTACAGAAGAGGGCCGACGTAGACATTTTGTATTATTTTATGTAGGAGCAATGTCTTTAAGTGTTGTGTTGATGAAGTTTTTCCAAATCTTCCAAACAGAACAAATGATGTATATTTCTTTGTTCTTCCCAGCAGCCTTTACACCACTAGTCCTAAATTATTTTGTTAGTAGACGAGCGGGTGTTTTAGCAGCTGTTTTCCAAGTGATTTTTTCACTGTTTGTGTTTTATAATGCTATTGGAACCAATACATTGACCGTAATTATAGTGAGCTATATGTTTTCTGGGTTGCTAGCAACTGTAGTTAAACGAACTCGTATTAGTGAGCAAGGCTTAGTTGCCGTATTCTGGGTAATCATTTTTCCAGTTTGTCTAGATTTTGTTTTGATGATTTATCAAGGGATGAGCTTTTTTGATGGTAAATCATGGACGATGATGATTTGTGCACTTGCTGGGACTGTTTTGGCTTTCCTTGCAACAATGGGACTTCATCCATATATCGAATTACTTGTAACTGATGATAGTGTGATTGTGTTAAACGAGCTAAGTAACCCGAATCATCCACTATTAAAACAACTACTTGAAGAAGCTCCTGGAACGTATCATCATAGTATGATGGTAGCAAGCTTGAGTGCCAATGCAGTAGCTGAAATCGGTGGTCGTTCATTACTGACTCGTGTTGCTTGTTATTATCATGATATTGGTAAAATCAAGCATGCAAATTTCTTTGTTGAAAATTTACCGGCAGGCGCAGAAAACCCGCATAATTTTTTATTACCTGAAGATAGTAAACAGATTATTTTTGGTCATGTTATTGATGGAGCTAAGATATTGGAAGAGTATCATATGCCTGAAATGGTGATCGATATTTGTCGCCAACATCATGGGACCACGTTAATGAAGTTTTTCTATGTTAAAGCCAAAGAACGTAATGCAGATATTTTAGAAGCGGATTTCCGGTACCCAGGTCCTAAACCTCAAACAAGAGAAGCTGGGATCGTAAGTATTGCAGATACATGTGAAGCGGCGGTTCGTGCAATGGATCATCCGACAAACGAAAAAATTCAAGCTTTTGTTCATAATGTTATCCAAGATCGGATTTCAGATGGACAACTAGATGATTGCGGCTTAACCATGAAAGAGATTCGGATTGTTGAGAAATCTTTAGTAAGTGGGTTGTGCAGCACATTCCATTCAAGAATCAAGTACCCAAAAATGAAATCAGAAGCGCAAGAAATGAAAGATGAACAAGAAAAGAGAGATGACTAA
- a CDS encoding AAA family ATPase has protein sequence MVKLYLEGIKYDKALSSTEFPFNLPIAAHIEQLIFETPVTFLIGKNGSGKSTIIETIARLMSLNLKAGSKNNVFTSYKEQPSFIEATRPIKYPDYPKDSYFYRAESFYNLMTEIETIDQGGVFFKRPYILILEENRFMN, from the coding sequence ATGGTAAAACTTTATCTTGAAGGAATCAAATACGATAAAGCTCTTTCTTCAACTGAATTTCCGTTTAATTTACCTATTGCAGCGCATATTGAGCAACTTATATTTGAAACACCTGTTACATTTTTAATTGGTAAAAATGGTTCTGGAAAATCAACAATAATTGAAACGATTGCTAGATTAATGAGCTTGAATCTAAAAGCTGGGTCCAAAAATAATGTATTTACTTCCTACAAAGAACAACCCTCATTCATTGAAGCAACTCGGCCAATCAAATATCCAGATTATCCCAAAGATAGTTACTTTTATCGAGCTGAATCCTTTTATAATTTAATGACCGAGATTGAAACAATCGATCAAGGTGGAGTTTTTTTTAAAAGGCCTTACATACTTATTCTAGAGGAGAATCGTTTTATGAATTAG
- the rpsU gene encoding 30S ribosomal protein S21 yields the protein MSKTVVRKNESLDDALRRFKRSVSKAGTLQESRKREFYEKPSVKRKKKSEAARKRKKF from the coding sequence ATGTCAAAAACTGTCGTTCGTAAAAACGAATCTCTTGACGATGCTCTTCGTCGCTTCAAACGTTCCGTTTCAAAAGCGGGTACTTTACAAGAATCTCGTAAACGTGAATTCTACGAAAAACCAAGTGTAAAGCGTAAGAAAAAATCTGAAGCAGCTAGAAAACGTAAAAAATTCTAG
- a CDS encoding PhoH family protein — translation MTENQSISLELKLNDSDDVSMLLGTHDKHIKYLEDNTAVTINTRGETIQLLGEEAEVQLVASVVRTLQVLIQRGIKISTPDVVSALKMAKNGELDTFVAMYEEEILKDHHGRAIRIKNVGQKKYVEAVRKRDIIFGIGPAGTGKTFLAVVMAVSALKKGEVQKIILTRPAVEAGESLGFLPGDLKEKVDPYLRPVYDALYQVFGMEHTNRLMERGVIEIAPLAYMRGRTLDDAFVILDEAQNTTIAQMKMFLTRLGFNSRMIVNGDTSQIDLPKGVASGLIHAEKTLQSIDKIAFVHFDAGDVVRHPVVAQIIRAYEKESQK, via the coding sequence TTGACAGAAAATCAGTCGATATCTTTGGAATTGAAGTTAAACGATTCTGACGATGTTAGTATGCTTTTAGGAACCCATGATAAACATATAAAATACTTAGAAGATAATACAGCTGTAACAATCAACACACGTGGTGAGACGATTCAATTGCTAGGCGAAGAAGCAGAAGTACAGTTGGTTGCTTCTGTGGTAAGAACATTACAAGTCTTGATACAGCGCGGTATTAAAATCAGTACGCCAGATGTCGTTTCAGCTTTGAAAATGGCAAAAAATGGTGAACTGGATACATTTGTTGCGATGTATGAAGAGGAGATCTTAAAAGATCACCATGGCCGAGCAATTCGTATCAAAAACGTAGGACAGAAAAAATATGTTGAGGCGGTAAGAAAACGAGATATTATTTTTGGAATTGGCCCTGCAGGAACTGGTAAAACATTTTTAGCAGTCGTAATGGCTGTGTCTGCATTAAAAAAAGGCGAAGTCCAAAAAATAATTTTAACGCGTCCCGCTGTTGAAGCCGGAGAAAGTCTGGGATTTTTACCTGGCGACTTAAAAGAAAAGGTAGATCCCTATTTACGCCCGGTTTATGATGCACTGTACCAAGTTTTTGGTATGGAGCATACAAATCGCTTAATGGAAAGAGGCGTAATCGAAATTGCACCATTAGCTTATATGAGAGGTCGGACTTTAGATGATGCTTTTGTGATTTTAGATGAAGCACAGAATACGACCATTGCTCAAATGAAAATGTTTTTGACTAGACTGGGTTTTAACTCAAGAATGATCGTTAATGGCGATACGAGCCAAATCGATTTGCCTAAAGGTGTTGCTAGCGGGCTGATCCATGCAGAAAAAACGTTACAATCAATCGATAAGATTGCATTTGTTCATTTTGATGCTGGCGATGTGGTGAGACATCCAGTTGTTGCTCAAATCATTCGAGCGTATGAAAAGGAAAGTCAAAAATAG
- a CDS encoding Fur family transcriptional regulator — MVQSNSKVEQSLTVMKEHGLKYTKKREAMITYLIRRNRYISAREVYEFMNQEYQGVSYDTIYRNLHDFEQLNLLETTDLNGEKKFRFHCCQEVGHHHHFICTVCGKTKEIHMCPMDFFKEQLSGCEIEGHRFEIFGRCEECR; from the coding sequence ATGGTACAATCTAACTCGAAAGTAGAACAATCTTTAACCGTGATGAAAGAGCATGGCTTGAAATATACTAAAAAGAGAGAAGCGATGATTACCTACCTTATTAGAAGAAATCGTTATATCTCAGCAAGAGAAGTTTATGAGTTTATGAATCAGGAATATCAAGGTGTGAGTTATGATACGATTTATCGTAATTTACATGATTTTGAACAGTTGAATTTGTTGGAGACAACAGATTTAAATGGAGAAAAAAAATTTCGCTTTCATTGTTGTCAAGAAGTAGGACATCATCATCATTTTATTTGTACGGTTTGTGGCAAAACAAAAGAAATTCATATGTGCCCAATGGATTTTTTTAAAGAACAATTGAGCGGCTGTGAAATTGAAGGACATCGATTTGAGATTTTTGGTCGTTGTGAAGAGTGTAGATGA